In Gammaproteobacteria bacterium, a genomic segment contains:
- a CDS encoding integration host factor subunit beta, whose product MTKSELMEALAKKQSQLAFRDVELAVKTILEQMTQALATGDRIEIRGFGSFSLHFRPPRMGRNPKTGEPVPLAGKYVPHFKPGKELRERVTETK is encoded by the coding sequence ATGACCAAGTCAGAGCTGATGGAAGCTCTGGCAAAGAAACAATCACAGCTGGCGTTCAGGGATGTTGAACTCGCTGTAAAGACAATTCTGGAACAGATGACTCAGGCACTCGCTACTGGAGACAGAATTGAAATCAGAGGATTTGGCAGTTTTTCACTGCATTTCCGTCCACCCAGGATGGGACGAAATCCGAAGACGGGCGAACCCGTGCCACTGGCGGGAAAATATGTTCCTCACTTCAAGCCGGGCAAGGAGTTGCGCGAACGCGTGACTGAAACTAAATAA
- a CDS encoding LapA family protein, with amino-acid sequence MNKVVTLLFLFAVLLLALSFAVINAHSVQLNYYVGELNLPLSFLVISALIFGAFLGSVAMMRPLFGLRLEIARLRKLAKVNEKEINNLRSIPVKEP; translated from the coding sequence ATGAACAAAGTCGTCACGCTTCTTTTTCTTTTCGCCGTTTTGTTATTGGCATTGAGTTTTGCTGTTATCAACGCACATTCTGTGCAATTGAACTACTACGTCGGCGAATTGAATCTGCCGCTTTCGTTTTTGGTGATAAGTGCCCTGATTTTCGGTGCGTTTTTGGGCTCCGTTGCAATGATGCGCCCACTTTTTGGCTTGAGACTTGAGATTGCACGCTTACGAAAGCTTGCCAAGGTGAATGAAAAAGAAATCAATAACCTTCGTTCTATTCCAGTTAAGGAACCGTAA